Proteins encoded together in one Passer domesticus isolate bPasDom1 chromosome 6, bPasDom1.hap1, whole genome shotgun sequence window:
- the CD59 gene encoding CD59 glycoprotein codes for MTKMNCILLSACIVLINFCGSGYTLRCYHCDNSPTLCRTNSTCLTTEDTCLQLKFGKLRTFSCWKSSQCNVNEIADSFLLDNFEFFCCQHDLCNESAITGVNKAAFSIASVMAMLWMLL; via the exons ATGACCAAGATGAACTGCATCCTGCTGAGTGCCTGCATTGTTCTGATTAATTTTTGTGGCTCTG GTTATACCTTAAGATGTTACCACTGTGACAACAGCCCTACCCTGTGCAGGACCAACAGCACCTGCTTAACGACTGAAGACACTTGCTTGCAGTTGAAATTTG GTAAATTGAGAACTTTCTCCTGCTGGAAGTCATCCCAGTGCAATGTGAATGAAATTGCTGATTCCTTCCTGCTGGATAATTTTGAATTCTTTTGCTGCCAACACGACCTGTGCAATGAGAGTGCAATTACTGGGGTTAACAAAGCAGCCTTCAGTATTGCTTCTGTAATGGCCATGTTATGGATGCTCCTGTAA